CATGTTCAAAGACTGGGGGAATGCTGTTTTTATAATAGTCTCCATTGCTGCGATAGCAGTTATTGTCTATATGTTTTTTAAAAACAAGGAAGATCCTCTGGGGCTTTCCCTTATTCTCTCAGGAGCAGCAGGCAATCTTATTGACAGGATCTACTACGGCTCTGTCAGGGATTTTCTGGATTTTTTCATAAACAGATTTCACTGGCCTGCATTTAATGTTGCGGATTCTGCTATCACAATAGGCATAGGACTGATTTTCATAAAACTGCTCAGAAGTCCGGTTGTTCAGACAGATAGTTATGAATAAAG
Above is a genomic segment from Nitrospiraceae bacterium containing:
- the lspA gene encoding signal peptidase II; protein product: MKKTAYLFIASAVVMIDQITKYFADNLISPFESVRITPFFHLVNVRNTGVAFGMFKDWGNAVFIIVSIAAIAVIVYMFFKNKEDPLGLSLILSGAAGNLIDRIYYGSVRDFLDFFINRFHWPAFNVADSAITIGIGLIFIKLLRSPVVQTDSYE